A DNA window from Pseudarthrobacter sp. W1I19 contains the following coding sequences:
- a CDS encoding dolichyl-phosphate-mannose--protein mannosyltransferase — protein MGLVTQTSTRPAGAGHATPAASSASSPAAGGQPGNAPARPWISRPAEAFTADSLRTRLLGPREQWRDYPPSLRLWFLLVPVLTAVTGGVLRFVRLETPHKLVFDETYYVKDAYSYLLSGYERAWPDKANDSFNAGNPGVLLNSPEYVVHPPVGKWMIAAGMWLFGPDSSFGWRFSAALTGTLSILLLSFIALKLFGSLPLAGAAGLLLAVDGHHLVMSRTSLLDIFLMFWVLAAFGALLLDRDDGRRRLAARLARAAEASGERPTPAQLLSGPWLGVRWWRIAAGLCLGLAVGTKWSGLFFLAAFGILTVLWDLNARRVAGIRGWISGGIIKDGVPAFLGMVPVAAVAYALSWTGWFRSEDAYFRRWAQSNPSAEWGWLPDSVRSLAHYHLEAYKFHQGLGSEHPYEASAWSWLVMGRPTSFFYESPERGTPGCDFDRCTSAILSVGNPLIWWTATISLVVLLFWWAGRRDWRAGAVLAGVAAGYLPWFMYPERTMFYFYAVSFEPFLVLALVYCLGLVLGKTTDPPWRRRSGLYLVAVFVAAAMLLSAFFYPVWAAEIIPYQQWRLRMWMPSWI, from the coding sequence ATGGGGCTCGTGACGCAGACCTCGACGCGGCCAGCCGGGGCCGGACACGCCACACCCGCGGCGTCCAGCGCAAGCTCTCCAGCAGCCGGCGGCCAACCCGGAAACGCCCCGGCCCGGCCATGGATCAGCCGCCCGGCCGAGGCATTTACCGCCGATTCCCTCCGCACCCGGCTGTTGGGCCCCCGGGAGCAGTGGCGCGACTACCCGCCGTCGCTGCGGCTGTGGTTCCTGCTGGTTCCTGTCCTGACGGCCGTGACAGGCGGGGTCCTCCGGTTCGTCCGGCTGGAGACACCGCACAAGCTGGTTTTCGACGAGACCTATTACGTCAAGGATGCCTACTCGTACCTGCTGAGCGGTTACGAACGGGCCTGGCCGGACAAAGCCAACGATTCCTTCAACGCCGGAAACCCGGGCGTCCTCCTGAACTCGCCCGAATACGTGGTCCATCCCCCAGTGGGAAAATGGATGATCGCTGCCGGCATGTGGCTCTTCGGCCCGGACAGTTCCTTCGGCTGGCGCTTCTCCGCAGCCCTGACCGGCACCCTGTCCATCCTGCTCCTGTCATTCATCGCCCTGAAGCTCTTCGGTTCGCTTCCGCTCGCGGGAGCCGCGGGCCTCCTGCTTGCCGTGGACGGGCACCACCTGGTGATGTCCCGGACCTCGCTGCTGGACATCTTCCTCATGTTTTGGGTCCTCGCGGCGTTCGGCGCACTGCTGCTTGACAGGGATGACGGACGACGGCGGCTGGCCGCCAGGCTTGCCCGGGCGGCGGAGGCCAGCGGGGAACGTCCCACTCCGGCACAGCTCTTGTCCGGGCCCTGGCTGGGGGTTCGCTGGTGGCGGATTGCGGCGGGCCTCTGCCTGGGCCTAGCCGTGGGTACCAAGTGGTCCGGACTGTTCTTCCTTGCCGCCTTCGGCATCCTTACGGTGCTGTGGGACCTCAATGCGCGCCGGGTGGCGGGTATCCGCGGCTGGATCAGCGGCGGCATCATCAAGGACGGTGTTCCGGCATTCCTGGGCATGGTTCCGGTTGCCGCCGTGGCCTACGCCCTGAGCTGGACGGGCTGGTTCCGGTCGGAGGACGCCTATTTCCGCCGCTGGGCGCAAAGCAATCCTTCCGCGGAGTGGGGCTGGCTGCCGGATTCTGTCCGGTCCCTTGCGCACTACCACCTGGAAGCGTACAAGTTCCATCAGGGCCTTGGTTCGGAGCATCCCTACGAGGCAAGTGCCTGGAGCTGGCTCGTGATGGGCCGGCCGACGTCGTTCTTCTATGAGTCCCCCGAGCGCGGCACCCCTGGCTGCGACTTTGACCGGTGCACATCCGCCATCCTGTCGGTGGGGAACCCGTTGATCTGGTGGACGGCCACCATTTCGCTGGTGGTGCTCCTGTTCTGGTGGGCGGGACGCCGTGACTGGCGGGCAGGGGCCGTGCTCGCCGGCGTGGCCGCCGGATACCTGCCATGGTTCATGTACCCCGAACGGACCATGTTCTACTTTTACGCCGTCTCCTTCGAACCGTTCCTGGTGCTGGCCCTGGTCTACTGCCTGGGGCTGGTCCTGGGGAAAACCACGGATCCGCCGTGGCGCCGCCGGTCCGGGCTGTATCTGGTGGCCGTGTTTGTGGCGGCGGCCATGCTGTTGTCGGCCTTCTTCTACCCGGTATGGGCCGCCGAGATCATCCCGTACCAGCAGTGGAGGCTTCGAATGTGGATGCCGTCCTGGATCTAG
- a CDS encoding long-chain fatty acid--CoA ligase, translated as MREASTELLVELDAASNVTDLLLEQQAANPARALYRRKGPNGWVDVPAQKFLQDVSALAKGLIAGGLEPGDAVAVMSATSYEWTLVDFAIWFAGGVTVPIYETSSASQVEWILHDAGVRRVFAENRAKAELVAGVLAGSSLLRDRLINVVRMDFDGDAPNLASLAAAGTGVTDAELERHRGKAVLDDVASLVYTSGTTGKPKGCEITHGNFALVAKNIVAFLPELLLQEQARTLMFLPLAHVLARAVQVVCLTAGATLAHSPGAAQLIEDLGSFRPTFLLVVPRIFEKVRAAAAHKAAVGGKARLFSAASATAIEYSKAEDRRSRGEGDGPGLLCRIRHGIFDRMLYPRLRQAMGGQVGYTVSGASPLSLEDAHFFRGAGIPVLEGYGLTETTAPCAVNTPARTRVGSVGIPIPGTTIRVAEDGEILVKGIGVFRGYHANQAANAEAFVDGFLRTGDLGELDPQGFLTITGRKKDLLVTAGGKNVAPGPLEEKIRAHQLVGHAVVVGDGKPFISALVTLDPEGLENWCSERGLPSRSIREAAGDPQVAAAVQEAVDQANLLVSKAESIRKIAVLGAEFTVESGHLTPSLKVKRSAVVHDFEAEIGKLYD; from the coding sequence GTGAGAGAAGCGAGCACGGAGCTGCTGGTTGAGCTTGATGCTGCCAGCAACGTCACCGACCTGTTGCTGGAACAGCAGGCCGCCAATCCGGCGCGTGCCCTGTACCGGCGCAAGGGGCCTAATGGCTGGGTGGACGTTCCGGCGCAGAAATTCCTGCAGGATGTCAGCGCGCTTGCCAAGGGGCTCATCGCCGGCGGACTCGAGCCCGGTGACGCCGTGGCGGTGATGTCGGCCACCTCCTATGAATGGACGCTGGTGGATTTCGCCATCTGGTTTGCCGGCGGAGTGACCGTGCCCATCTACGAAACGTCCTCCGCCAGCCAGGTGGAATGGATCCTCCACGACGCCGGAGTCCGGCGCGTGTTCGCGGAAAACCGGGCCAAGGCGGAGCTCGTCGCTGGTGTCCTGGCCGGCTCGTCCCTGCTCCGGGACCGGCTGATCAACGTGGTCCGGATGGATTTCGACGGCGATGCCCCCAACCTCGCGAGCCTTGCCGCTGCAGGGACGGGCGTCACCGACGCCGAGCTGGAACGGCACCGGGGCAAGGCTGTGCTGGACGACGTCGCCTCCCTGGTTTACACCTCCGGGACCACGGGCAAGCCCAAGGGCTGCGAAATCACGCACGGCAACTTCGCCCTGGTAGCCAAGAACATTGTTGCATTCCTTCCAGAGCTGCTGCTCCAGGAACAGGCCCGGACGTTGATGTTCCTGCCTCTCGCCCACGTGCTGGCCCGTGCGGTGCAGGTGGTCTGCCTGACAGCTGGTGCCACGTTGGCGCACTCGCCGGGCGCAGCCCAGCTGATCGAAGACCTGGGCTCATTCAGGCCCACCTTCCTCCTGGTGGTTCCACGGATCTTTGAAAAGGTCCGTGCTGCCGCGGCGCACAAGGCGGCAGTAGGGGGCAAAGCCCGGCTGTTCAGCGCAGCGTCCGCCACGGCCATTGAGTACTCAAAGGCGGAGGACCGGCGAAGCCGCGGTGAAGGCGATGGCCCAGGCCTGCTGTGCCGGATCCGCCATGGAATTTTCGACAGGATGCTCTACCCGCGGCTCCGCCAGGCCATGGGCGGCCAGGTGGGGTACACCGTTTCCGGCGCCAGCCCGCTGAGCCTTGAGGACGCCCATTTCTTCCGCGGCGCAGGGATCCCGGTCCTGGAAGGCTACGGCCTGACCGAAACCACTGCTCCGTGCGCAGTCAACACCCCGGCGCGTACCAGGGTGGGATCAGTGGGCATCCCCATTCCAGGCACCACCATCCGGGTGGCCGAGGACGGGGAGATCCTGGTGAAGGGCATCGGCGTCTTCCGGGGATATCACGCCAACCAGGCCGCGAACGCCGAGGCTTTTGTGGACGGTTTCTTGCGAACCGGCGATCTGGGGGAACTGGACCCGCAGGGATTCCTCACCATTACGGGTCGGAAGAAGGACCTGCTGGTCACCGCCGGGGGAAAAAACGTGGCGCCCGGACCCCTCGAGGAAAAAATCCGGGCACATCAGCTGGTGGGCCATGCCGTGGTTGTGGGTGACGGCAAGCCGTTTATCTCAGCGCTGGTGACCCTGGATCCAGAAGGCCTGGAGAACTGGTGCTCGGAGCGCGGCCTGCCGTCCCGGTCCATCAGGGAGGCCGCCGGCGATCCGCAGGTGGCGGCCGCGGTGCAGGAAGCGGTGGACCAGGCGAATCTGTTGGTGTCCAAAGCGGAATCCATCCGCAAAATCGCCGTGCTGGGAGCGGAATTCACCGTCGAATCCGGTCACCTCACGCCGTCGCTGAAGGTGAAGCGCAGCGCCGTGGTGCACGATTTCGAAGCCGAGATCGGCAAGCTTTACGACTGA
- a CDS encoding TIGR01906 family membrane protein — translation MKDDTPARARRAEPQPDPILDTSGDSAEPAFSWMTGGTDTGGPATDDAHEPVSAESASTHSGSTHSGSTVEPAGFADAHRGTPSRGGVDAHGSTVSAGTSAQGAGRVEQPESRADRKAAEAAVEEPEASSSRESSPVFREQLPTSALQVRPPQEEVERRNAQRESAANAKPVAPRVMQVLLAIFFPLVLLILAVRAVTSPLFLWVEYNRPGFPGDGYGFSTDDRMTYGSYAVDYLSNWAGPRYLGDLVHRSGDKLFKDGEVSHMADVKLVILSTFGAGVLLVLFSLIAILYLRRRSSGGVRRGLFAGSLITLVLILGLGTLAVLGWQQFFTEFHRIFFAEGSWTFSMDDTLIRLFPGQFWIDAGMVIGGLVVLTALVTLILTWPTRRRRGLVAEKTTAAAGKSADQS, via the coding sequence GTGAAAGACGACACTCCTGCCCGCGCCCGGCGAGCCGAGCCGCAGCCGGACCCGATCCTGGACACGTCCGGGGACTCTGCAGAGCCGGCGTTTTCCTGGATGACGGGCGGCACAGACACCGGAGGCCCGGCCACTGATGACGCCCATGAACCCGTCAGCGCAGAATCCGCAAGCACTCATTCCGGCAGCACTCATTCCGGCAGCACAGTTGAACCTGCCGGTTTCGCTGATGCTCACCGGGGAACGCCTTCCCGTGGCGGGGTGGATGCCCACGGCTCCACAGTGTCGGCCGGCACGTCTGCCCAGGGTGCGGGCAGGGTTGAGCAGCCGGAGAGCCGGGCGGACCGCAAAGCCGCTGAGGCCGCCGTCGAGGAACCGGAGGCTTCGTCCAGCCGGGAAAGCTCACCCGTCTTCCGGGAGCAGTTGCCCACCTCGGCCCTCCAGGTCCGCCCGCCCCAGGAAGAAGTGGAGCGCCGCAACGCCCAGCGGGAAAGCGCCGCAAACGCCAAACCGGTGGCTCCCCGTGTGATGCAGGTCCTGCTCGCCATCTTCTTTCCGCTGGTCTTGCTGATCCTCGCCGTCCGCGCGGTCACCAGCCCCCTGTTCCTTTGGGTGGAATACAACCGCCCCGGATTTCCCGGCGACGGCTACGGGTTCAGCACCGACGACAGAATGACCTACGGCTCCTACGCCGTGGACTACCTCAGCAACTGGGCCGGCCCGCGCTACCTGGGGGACCTGGTGCACCGCAGCGGGGACAAGTTGTTCAAGGACGGCGAAGTCAGCCACATGGCGGACGTCAAGCTGGTGATCCTGTCCACCTTCGGGGCGGGCGTGCTGCTGGTCCTGTTCAGCCTGATCGCCATCCTGTACCTGCGCAGGCGCAGTTCCGGAGGCGTCAGGAGGGGACTGTTCGCCGGCTCCCTCATCACGCTGGTGCTGATCCTGGGGCTGGGAACGCTGGCAGTGTTGGGATGGCAGCAGTTCTTCACCGAGTTCCACCGGATCTTCTTCGCCGAGGGCTCCTGGACATTCAGCATGGACGACACCCTGATCCGGTTGTTCCCCGGCCAGTTCTGGATTGACGCCGGAATGGTGATCGGGGGCCTGGTCGTGCTGACAGCGCTTGTGACGCTGATCCTCACCTGGCCGACACGCCGGCGGCGCGGCCTGGTAGCGGAGAAAACGACGGCGGCAGCCGGGAAGTCAGCGGATCAGTCGTAA
- a CDS encoding stage II sporulation protein M: protein MDMDAFSAINADKWSRLHEIAYKARLTGSEADELLALYQSTSAHLSLIRSLAPESGLSASLSATLAQARTRFTGARSNVMADLARFFVVALPAALYRLTWLTLACGAVFVLIGAAYALWISGNAEALRAVASEAAARQYIEEDFINYYSENPAASFAGAVWTNNAWISAQAVALGITGVWVPMILFANAQGVGIAAGIFAAAGKSDVFFSYILPHGLMELTGVVIASAAGLRIFWAMVSPGPRSRGRAVAEEGRSLITVALGLVLVLFVSGLVEGFVTPSALPVWAKIGIGATVLGGYWLYVVVCGRPAYLAGERGDLRREDAGYSDIAA from the coding sequence GTGGATATGGACGCGTTCTCCGCCATCAATGCGGACAAGTGGTCCCGGCTGCATGAGATCGCCTACAAGGCCAGGCTCACCGGGTCCGAGGCAGATGAGCTGCTGGCCCTCTACCAGTCGACGTCCGCACATCTGTCCCTTATCCGGTCCCTTGCTCCGGAAAGCGGTCTGTCCGCGTCCCTTTCGGCCACGCTGGCGCAGGCCCGCACCCGTTTCACCGGAGCACGCTCGAACGTGATGGCCGACCTGGCACGGTTCTTTGTGGTGGCCCTTCCTGCCGCGTTGTACCGGCTCACCTGGCTTACCCTGGCGTGCGGTGCCGTGTTCGTCCTGATAGGCGCCGCCTATGCCTTGTGGATCAGCGGGAACGCTGAGGCGCTGCGGGCAGTGGCATCCGAAGCGGCGGCCCGGCAGTACATCGAGGAAGACTTCATCAACTATTACTCGGAGAACCCTGCCGCATCCTTCGCCGGGGCGGTCTGGACCAACAACGCCTGGATCAGCGCGCAGGCCGTGGCACTGGGGATCACCGGCGTGTGGGTGCCCATGATCCTGTTCGCCAACGCCCAAGGGGTGGGCATTGCTGCCGGCATCTTCGCCGCGGCCGGCAAGTCTGACGTTTTCTTCAGCTACATCCTGCCGCACGGCCTGATGGAGCTCACGGGAGTGGTTATCGCCTCCGCCGCCGGCCTCCGGATTTTTTGGGCCATGGTGTCACCGGGCCCGCGCTCCCGTGGAAGGGCCGTGGCCGAGGAAGGCCGGTCACTGATCACCGTTGCCTTGGGACTGGTCCTGGTGCTGTTCGTCTCCGGCCTCGTGGAAGGGTTCGTGACACCCAGCGCACTGCCGGTATGGGCCAAGATCGGCATTGGAGCCACGGTCCTGGGCGGGTACTGGCTTTATGTGGTGGTGTGCGGCCGGCCTGCATACCTGGCGGGGGAGCGCGGTGACCTGCGCCGCGAGGATGCGGGCTATTCCGACATCGCTGCCTGA
- a CDS encoding RDD family protein, whose translation MSSIVTGEAVVLELRPASFAARALGLLLDMALSIALLVVILMGISAAGDDLDEAAQRALVLAGVVFCLVIVPVAIETLSRGLSLGKLAAGLRVVREDGGAIRFRHALIRGLTGFLEIYLTFGGLAIAVALFNERSRRLGDLMAGTYAIRSRVPVERSAPVFVPPRLTAWAATADIGRLPDATARRASQFTRQAGRMAPFSRAGMAESIATELAAHVAPPPPAGTSAEDYLAAVVAERRTRELARLGKARRRSAETGARLQRLPFSS comes from the coding sequence ATGAGTTCGATCGTCACGGGCGAAGCAGTGGTACTGGAATTGCGTCCCGCCTCCTTCGCGGCCCGCGCCCTGGGCCTGCTCCTGGACATGGCGTTGAGCATCGCGTTGCTCGTGGTGATCTTGATGGGGATATCGGCCGCCGGTGACGACCTGGACGAGGCCGCCCAGCGGGCATTGGTCCTTGCCGGCGTGGTCTTTTGCCTGGTGATCGTTCCAGTGGCCATCGAGACCTTGAGCCGCGGGCTCTCCCTGGGCAAACTTGCAGCGGGCCTGCGGGTGGTCAGGGAGGACGGCGGGGCCATCCGCTTCCGCCACGCCCTCATCCGCGGCCTGACCGGATTCCTTGAAATCTATTTGACCTTCGGCGGCCTGGCCATTGCCGTGGCCCTCTTTAACGAGAGGTCACGCCGGCTGGGCGACCTGATGGCCGGGACATATGCCATCCGGAGCCGGGTCCCGGTGGAACGGTCCGCGCCGGTGTTCGTTCCGCCCCGGTTGACGGCCTGGGCGGCCACGGCGGATATCGGCAGGCTCCCGGATGCCACGGCGCGGCGGGCATCGCAATTCACCCGGCAGGCAGGCCGTATGGCGCCGTTCTCCAGGGCCGGGATGGCTGAGTCGATTGCCACAGAACTCGCGGCCCACGTGGCCCCTCCCCCGCCCGCGGGAACCAGCGCTGAAGACTACCTTGCCGCCGTCGTTGCCGAACGGCGGACCAGGGAATTGGCGAGGCTGGGCAAGGCACGACGACGGAGCGCTGAGACGGGCGCGAGGCTGCAGCGGCTGCCCTTCAGCAGTTAG
- a CDS encoding Ig-like domain-containing protein, with protein MEPEVKPRRPGRTKKILVVAAVCLLAAVGGVFSAVAPGIARGAIESEAGSAVRTSPGVALPVIAPVKLDAAPANGAKQVNPAAPVSLKVANGTIERVTLTSTSGETVEGSIDAGGTGWTAAGALKFNTDYSYTYVVKDSAGRETSTTQTFSTVSSTHEADAAIYPLDGMKVGVGQPLQITFSEPVINRDAVEKAITISSSAGQAGAFHWYSDTMVRYRAENFWAANSTITMDMKLFGVDLGNGQIANFNKKVNVAIGDKKVAVADAAAHTFTLSVNDQVVKTLPVSMGDKRFPSARGYGVLMEKKRYDHFRASSIGLKPDDPAYYGDVDVEYTIRLTLSGAYIHQALPSAFPFIGNTNVSHGCIGFAPDGAAWVFDNMGTGDVVQIINTEGDYAAHTDGFGDWNIPWGEYNN; from the coding sequence ATGGAGCCTGAAGTCAAGCCCCGCCGTCCGGGCAGAACCAAGAAGATTCTTGTGGTGGCAGCCGTGTGCCTCCTCGCCGCTGTCGGGGGCGTGTTCTCCGCGGTGGCGCCGGGAATCGCCCGCGGTGCCATTGAATCCGAGGCAGGCTCCGCCGTCAGGACGTCTCCCGGCGTCGCGTTGCCGGTCATCGCTCCCGTGAAACTGGACGCCGCGCCGGCCAACGGTGCCAAGCAGGTGAACCCTGCCGCCCCGGTGTCACTGAAGGTGGCCAACGGCACCATCGAACGAGTCACCCTCACCAGCACCTCAGGGGAGACCGTCGAAGGCAGCATCGACGCCGGGGGCACCGGCTGGACCGCAGCCGGAGCATTGAAGTTCAACACGGACTACAGCTACACCTACGTGGTCAAGGACAGCGCCGGACGTGAGACAAGCACCACCCAGACGTTCAGCACCGTCTCCAGTACCCATGAAGCCGACGCCGCGATCTACCCCCTGGATGGCATGAAGGTGGGTGTGGGGCAGCCCCTGCAGATCACCTTCAGCGAACCTGTCATAAACCGCGACGCCGTGGAGAAGGCCATCACCATCTCCAGCAGTGCCGGCCAGGCGGGCGCCTTCCACTGGTACAGCGACACCATGGTCCGGTACCGGGCCGAAAACTTCTGGGCCGCAAACTCCACCATCACCATGGACATGAAGCTCTTCGGCGTGGACCTGGGCAACGGCCAGATCGCCAACTTTAACAAAAAAGTGAATGTTGCCATTGGCGACAAAAAGGTGGCTGTGGCGGACGCTGCCGCCCATACCTTCACGCTGAGCGTCAACGACCAGGTGGTCAAGACGCTGCCGGTCAGCATGGGCGACAAGCGCTTCCCGTCTGCACGGGGGTATGGCGTGCTGATGGAGAAGAAGCGCTATGACCACTTCCGGGCCTCAAGCATCGGATTGAAGCCCGATGACCCCGCCTATTACGGTGACGTGGATGTCGAATACACCATCCGGCTTACACTCAGCGGGGCCTACATCCACCAGGCCCTGCCGTCCGCGTTCCCCTTCATCGGCAACACCAACGTCTCGCATGGCTGCATCGGTTTCGCTCCCGACGGCGCTGCCTGGGTCTTCGACAACATGGGCACCGGCGACGTGGTCCAGATTATCAACACCGAGGGTGACTACGCGGCCCATACGGACGGCTTCGGCGACTGGAACATCCCCTGGGGCGAATACAACAACTAG
- the ahcY gene encoding adenosylhomocysteinase yields MAFDYKVADISLAEAGRHQIRLAEHEMPGLMSLREEFGPSQPLKGARIAGSLHMTVQTAVLIETLTALGAEVRWASCNIFSTQDEAAAAVVVGKGTVEDPQGVPVFAWKGETLEEYWWTAEQILTWPGAESDPELGPNMILDDGGDATMLVHKGVEFEAVGNVPSADPTDSEEYGIFLEVLRRSLAADPKKWTRTAATIKGVSEETTTGVHRLYQLAEQGKLLFPAINVNDSVTKSKFDNKYGIRHSLPDGINRATDVLMGGKVAVVCGYGDVGKGAAEALRGQGSRVIVTEIDPICALQAAMDGYQVAKLESVLAQGDIFITTTGNKDVIMAEHMAGMKNKAIVGNIGHFDNEIDMAGLAKVPGIRKVEIKPQVHEWVFDAGTAAERSIIVLSEGRLLNLGNATGHPSFVMSNSFANQTIAQIELWTKKDQPEGQREYENQVYVLPKVLDEKVARLHLDALGVELTELTKDQAEYLDLDVAGPYKPEHYRY; encoded by the coding sequence ATGGCTTTTGATTACAAGGTTGCCGACATCTCCCTGGCTGAAGCCGGCCGGCACCAGATCCGCCTCGCCGAGCACGAGATGCCCGGCCTGATGTCCCTGCGCGAGGAGTTTGGGCCCAGCCAGCCGCTCAAAGGCGCCCGGATCGCCGGGTCCCTGCACATGACCGTGCAGACCGCCGTGCTGATCGAAACGCTGACGGCCCTCGGCGCCGAGGTCCGCTGGGCTTCCTGCAACATCTTCTCCACCCAGGATGAAGCCGCTGCCGCCGTTGTGGTGGGCAAGGGCACCGTGGAGGACCCGCAGGGCGTGCCGGTGTTCGCCTGGAAGGGCGAAACCCTCGAGGAATACTGGTGGACCGCCGAGCAGATCCTCACCTGGCCCGGCGCCGAGTCTGATCCGGAGCTCGGCCCCAACATGATCCTGGACGACGGCGGCGACGCCACCATGCTGGTGCACAAGGGGGTCGAGTTCGAGGCAGTGGGCAACGTTCCCTCCGCCGATCCCACCGATTCCGAGGAATACGGAATCTTCCTGGAGGTCCTCCGCCGCTCCCTCGCGGCAGACCCCAAAAAGTGGACCCGTACGGCCGCCACCATCAAGGGCGTCAGCGAAGAAACCACCACCGGCGTGCACCGCCTCTACCAGCTCGCCGAACAGGGCAAGCTGCTGTTCCCCGCCATCAACGTCAACGACTCGGTCACGAAGAGCAAGTTCGACAACAAGTACGGGATCCGGCACTCCCTCCCGGACGGCATCAACCGCGCCACCGATGTATTGATGGGCGGCAAGGTCGCCGTCGTCTGCGGCTACGGCGACGTCGGCAAGGGCGCCGCCGAGGCCCTCCGCGGCCAGGGCTCCCGGGTCATCGTCACCGAAATCGACCCCATCTGCGCCCTGCAGGCCGCCATGGACGGCTATCAGGTGGCCAAGCTCGAGTCCGTCCTCGCCCAGGGTGACATCTTCATCACCACCACGGGCAACAAGGACGTCATCATGGCCGAGCACATGGCGGGCATGAAAAACAAAGCGATCGTGGGCAACATCGGCCACTTCGACAACGAGATCGACATGGCCGGGCTCGCGAAGGTCCCCGGCATCAGGAAAGTGGAGATCAAGCCGCAGGTCCACGAGTGGGTGTTCGACGCCGGAACGGCCGCCGAGCGTTCCATCATCGTCCTCTCCGAGGGCCGGCTGCTGAACCTGGGCAACGCCACCGGGCACCCGTCCTTCGTCATGAGCAACTCCTTCGCCAACCAGACCATCGCCCAGATCGAGCTGTGGACCAAGAAGGACCAGCCGGAGGGCCAGCGCGAGTACGAAAACCAGGTCTACGTCCTGCCCAAGGTCCTGGACGAAAAAGTTGCACGCCTGCACCTGGACGCCCTGGGTGTGGAGCTCACCGAGCTGACCAAGGACCAGGCCGAGTACCTGGACCTCGACGTCGCCGGCCCCTACAAGCCCGAGCACTATCGTTACTAA
- a CDS encoding DUF3499 domain-containing protein — MGAIRQCSRSACRQSAVATLTYVYADSTAVLGPLATYAEPHCYDLCEQHAGSLTVPRGWEVLRLAMPTTPQQPGPDDLLALANAVRDAAALPAQPQPATAKRGPHSALEAPAGAEGTRRGHLRVLREPS; from the coding sequence GTGGGAGCTATCCGTCAGTGTTCAAGATCTGCATGCCGCCAGTCAGCGGTGGCTACCCTGACGTACGTCTATGCCGACTCCACTGCAGTCCTTGGTCCGCTGGCCACCTATGCTGAACCCCATTGTTACGATCTGTGCGAGCAGCACGCAGGCTCCCTCACCGTTCCCCGGGGCTGGGAAGTCCTCCGGCTCGCCATGCCCACCACTCCGCAGCAGCCGGGCCCCGATGACCTGCTGGCCTTGGCTAACGCGGTGCGGGACGCCGCTGCCTTGCCGGCCCAGCCGCAACCGGCCACAGCCAAGCGCGGGCCACATTCAGCGCTCGAAGCTCCGGCTGGAGCGGAAGGTACCCGGCGCGGCCACCTGCGCGTCCTCCGGGAACCGTCCTGA
- a CDS encoding metallopeptidase family protein, whose product MQSSNHESGFTVRLADPDAVKDPGTGMPGKSFMARRRNRHGRGLRGEVMLPTHPGYRTRSDRFDDMVLDSAQRLHDIWGKTLDGVRFGVDEIPPDLEQLAANSAPAPMGAYIPATDQDGPMITVYRRVVEQACGGVDDLQDLVHDVVVEHTAEMLGVAPETLDPVYRRRY is encoded by the coding sequence ATGCAGTCATCGAACCATGAATCAGGTTTTACGGTCCGGTTGGCTGACCCGGATGCCGTTAAGGACCCGGGCACCGGAATGCCCGGCAAAAGCTTTATGGCCCGCCGCCGAAACCGGCATGGACGCGGCCTCCGTGGCGAAGTGATGCTCCCCACCCATCCCGGTTACCGCACGCGCTCTGACCGGTTCGATGACATGGTCCTGGACTCCGCCCAGAGGCTACACGACATCTGGGGCAAGACCCTCGACGGCGTGCGGTTCGGCGTGGATGAGATTCCCCCGGACCTCGAACAGCTGGCAGCGAATTCGGCCCCGGCACCCATGGGCGCCTACATCCCTGCAACGGACCAGGACGGCCCCATGATCACGGTGTACCGGCGCGTGGTGGAGCAGGCGTGCGGGGGCGTCGACGACCTCCAGGACCTGGTCCATGACGTGGTGGTGGAACACACGGCTGAAATGCTGGGTGTTGCCCCCGAAACGCTGGACCCCGTTTACCGGCGCCGGTACTAA